The Streptomyces sp. NBC_01255 genome window below encodes:
- a CDS encoding citrate synthase 2, translated as MSDFVPGLEGVVAFETEIAEPDKEGGALRYRGVDIEDLVGHVSFGNVWGLLVDGAFNPGLPAAEPFPIPVHSGDIRVDVQSALAMLAPVWGLKPLLDISVEEARDDLARAAVMALSYVAQSARGQGMPMVPQSEIDKAQSVVERFMIRWRGEPDPKHVKAVDAYWTSAAEHGMNASTFTARVIASTGADVAAALSGAVGAMSGPLHGGAPSRVLGMIEEIERTGDATAYVKQALDKGERLMGFGHRVYRAEDPRARVLRRTAKELDAPRYEVAAALEKAALDELHNRRPDRILATNVEFWAAIVLDFAEVPAHMFTSMFSCARTAGWSAHILEQKRTGRLVRPSARYTGPGQRDPREIEGYADIAG; from the coding sequence AGTCGTCGCGTTCGAGACGGAGATCGCCGAACCCGACAAGGAGGGCGGCGCCCTCCGCTACCGAGGCGTCGACATCGAGGACCTCGTCGGTCACGTCTCGTTCGGCAACGTCTGGGGCCTGCTGGTCGACGGCGCCTTCAACCCGGGTCTGCCGGCGGCCGAGCCGTTCCCGATCCCGGTGCACTCCGGGGACATCCGGGTCGACGTCCAGTCCGCGCTCGCGATGCTCGCACCCGTGTGGGGCCTCAAGCCGCTCCTCGACATCTCCGTCGAGGAAGCCCGCGACGACCTCGCCCGCGCCGCCGTCATGGCCCTCTCGTACGTCGCCCAGTCCGCGCGCGGCCAGGGCATGCCGATGGTCCCGCAGAGCGAGATCGACAAGGCGCAGTCCGTCGTCGAGCGGTTCATGATCCGCTGGCGCGGCGAGCCGGACCCGAAGCACGTCAAGGCCGTCGACGCGTACTGGACCTCCGCCGCCGAGCACGGCATGAACGCGTCGACGTTCACGGCCCGTGTCATCGCCTCCACCGGCGCGGATGTCGCCGCCGCGCTCTCCGGCGCGGTGGGTGCCATGTCCGGACCGCTGCACGGCGGCGCGCCCTCCCGCGTCCTCGGCATGATCGAGGAGATCGAGCGGACCGGCGACGCCACCGCGTACGTGAAGCAGGCCCTCGACAAGGGCGAGCGGCTCATGGGCTTCGGCCACCGCGTCTACCGCGCCGAGGACCCGCGCGCCCGCGTCCTGCGCCGGACCGCCAAGGAGCTGGACGCCCCGCGTTACGAGGTCGCCGCCGCGCTGGAGAAGGCCGCGCTGGACGAGCTGCACAACCGCCGCCCCGACCGGATCCTGGCGACGAACGTCGAGTTCTGGGCGGCCATCGTCCTCGACTTCGCCGAGGTCCCCGCGCACATGTTCACGTCGATGTTCAGCTGCGCCCGTACGGCCGGCTGGTCGGCGCACATCCTGGAGCAGAAGCGCACCGGGCGGCTCGTGCGCCCGTCGGCCCGCTACACGGGTCCCGGCCAGCGGGACCCGCGCGAGATCGAGGGGTACGCCGACATCGCCGGCTAG